The following proteins come from a genomic window of Sphaerisporangium rubeum:
- a CDS encoding DUF6758 family protein yields MRAAPTCPRCFGALRPPSAWSSAWRCAVHGSVLPYQPRRPSPEALGLVTRIAKVPFWLPWPLPAGWLVTGFGDAGDERTGARAGVVALSGPSVTQGPADLLIVAEEPGMGLGAAFAGLDGPDPGPGFDEGPPNAKVEANGHPTPLWWVEGLPDRAAYVGEAMGNWLWIIGWPTEAGWLLTLAEFRLHDLSVRDHEFDLPFGAFSPRLGEEP; encoded by the coding sequence GTGAGAGCCGCGCCTACCTGCCCTCGCTGTTTCGGCGCTCTGCGGCCACCGAGCGCGTGGTCCAGCGCGTGGCGCTGCGCCGTCCACGGCTCGGTGCTGCCGTACCAGCCGCGCCGGCCGTCCCCCGAGGCGCTCGGCCTCGTCACGAGGATCGCCAAGGTGCCGTTCTGGCTGCCGTGGCCGCTGCCGGCCGGCTGGCTCGTCACCGGCTTCGGCGACGCCGGTGACGAGCGCACCGGCGCGCGCGCCGGTGTCGTCGCGCTGTCCGGGCCGTCCGTCACCCAGGGACCCGCCGATCTGCTCATCGTCGCCGAGGAGCCCGGCATGGGCCTCGGCGCGGCGTTCGCCGGTCTGGACGGCCCCGACCCCGGCCCCGGGTTCGACGAGGGCCCGCCGAACGCCAAGGTCGAGGCGAACGGCCACCCCACGCCGCTGTGGTGGGTGGAGGGACTGCCGGACCGCGCGGCGTACGTCGGCGAGGCCATGGGGAACTGGCTGTGGATCATCGGGTGGCCCACCGAGGCGGGGTGGCTGCTGACGCTCGCCGAGTTCCGGCTGCATGATCTGAGCGTGCGGGACCACGAGTTCGACCTGCCGTTCGGCGCCTTCTCGCCGCGGCTCGGCGAGGAACCATGA
- a CDS encoding NUDIX hydrolase, producing MRVRCVGGVVLDGAGRFLLVRRGRPPGEGLWSLPGGRVEAGESDAEALRRELLEETGLPVTVGRLAGTVERPGPGGVVYEIHDYLAAPGGGTARPGDDAADVGWFTPDELAALPLTSGLLDALTSWRLLGPARDA from the coding sequence ATGCGGGTGAGGTGCGTGGGTGGGGTGGTGCTCGACGGCGCGGGCCGGTTCCTGCTGGTACGGCGCGGCCGTCCGCCGGGTGAGGGCCTGTGGTCGCTGCCGGGGGGCCGGGTGGAGGCCGGGGAGTCCGACGCCGAGGCCCTGCGGCGCGAGCTGCTGGAGGAGACCGGCCTGCCGGTCACGGTGGGACGGCTCGCGGGGACGGTGGAGCGTCCCGGGCCCGGTGGTGTGGTGTACGAGATCCACGACTACCTGGCGGCCCCCGGTGGCGGCACGGCCCGGCCCGGGGACGACGCGGCAGATGTGGGGTGGTTCACACCCGATGAGCTGGCGGCGCTGCCGCTCACCTCCGGGCTGCTGGACGCGCTCACGTCCTGGCGACTGCTCGGACCGGCCCGGGACGCGTGA